The DNA segment AAAGATAAGTTtataataatggactgcatagtggtggatgagctgccagaatatgcaAAGAAATTCGTCGTTAAGAGAAGTTTGAAGttgttatgtaaaactaagatcagcttggctgacAAAGAGTTTGATTTGCCCGTTGAGAATCCATCAACTATTGAATTGTTCataggggttgataatgtttacaatattttgcatccagggttcaaaagggttagaaactTAATATTGCTGCCGACTATATTTGGTTATGTGGTGacaggcacatgtagtgctccccccactagggagactcatgtgacaattttgaagctagctgtacaaactgaagaaattgaagctactcataatgaaaatcccaagactgatctgaacgcattgtggagtttggacAGATTGGGAATAGACTGCAGTGAGTTGCAAGAACAAGACCAGAtggtcttaaaggactttgagagcactataactTATTCTGGAATTGATGAgcagtatgttgtggcgttgccgtggagaaccaataaATTTAGATTGATGACAAATTTTGGTTTAGacatgagtagacttcgacagcagagcatcaagtttcagaaggatgtggattacttggatcattatcagaaagtcttgcaagagcaagaagatagaggattcattgagaaggtgatctataataaatctgatgtggattgtcattacttggcacatcatggagtgcttaaagacagtgccactactccaataagaatagtgtttgattggtcatcaaaacaaggtaaaaatggattaagcctgaatgattgtctatggactggaccacacgtaacggttgatctactcagagtcctgctgcaatttatAACTAACACCTTTGCTTGTATTAGTGATATTcagaaggcatttttaatggtacagttgcgtgaagaagatcgcaattatacgcgttttttatggttggaaaatccaacagatcccaataataaattaatagtatacagatttaaagtagtattatttggagctacatgttcaccttttcttctaaatgcaatCATGAAGCATCACTTGTCCCCTGTGGTCTTGTGGCTACCCCGGTCCAACACAGTGGATATAGTGGAAAGATTGAAGAAAGGTTTGTAcatagataatttgcaatttacggctaatagtgaatctgagttgatggatttatactttaatgtcatgattatttttcactcaggctcacttatatttgaaggagtgggttagcaatatcgagactatacaaactattgctgctgcttatcaaattgaagccaaacagaaacaaattcataaaatattgggattgaattgggatataattaaagacgtcTTAACTATCAATTAAACTCGTATTAATAGATAGAGTCAAATTGtgagagagattctcagtaccattgcccaaatatacgatccatttGGATGGCTTTTCCCTGTTACTATCAAAGCAAGGATAATTTTGCTGAAATTGTGGAAGCAACATCTTGATTGCGACGAACAACTCACCAACCCGCTACGAGAGGAATGGAGTGAATTATGCAAGGACTtagagaagtgttttgaaatatcttttcctaGGAGTGGTAGCCTGGGAACTGGTTATACCTCACACATACtctgcgatgctagcgaaacttcatatggttgtgtggcctatagagcaaatggtgaaagctaTAATATAATTATAGCAAAGAATAGAGTGGCGCCCATcaaggaattgacaattccgaaattggaactaatggcattgttgctaggagcaagaataACCAAATTTActattgactcctttgatgagaaggagTTTAAACAATTATATGTTTGGTCAGAAAGCAAAGTCacccttagctggattgtgtctAGTAATGTTCTGcgtgtgtttgtgagaaacagagtaattgagattatCTCTTTGATTCCGGTGTCAGTCCTGTCATATGTACCCTCATCTGAAAatcccagtgattggttgacaTGGGGATAGAGGGCTAAGGTGTTAGCAAAAAACTCATCTTGgtgggagggacccccttggttaaaaaatcacattctgccaattgataggtcatgggtggagtgtacacatatacagggtaaacaggacattgtggtcaatgttgtatGGGATGGAGATGCAACAAGCCTGCtggattgggaaagattcagcagagctgacaaggtaTTCAAGATCATAGCTTGGAAAATGTGATTTATAAATTATTGAAAAGTATCAACCAATGACAGAAAAACTGGTGGTTTGACCCTGGAAGAGTTGCAAGAAGGAAAGGTAAAAACAATTGTTCTCGTGAAGAGAATACTTCCCAGAAGAATATAGAGCCCTGAAGAGGGAGaaaacaaacccaaaattgacaataattcgccagttgaatttgtttttggataataatgtaatgagatgtagaggcaggcTGGAACACCCGacactgcctgaagaagtcaaatttcctactttactgccaaagggTCGTGTTCTGAGTAAGTTACTAATAAGACGAAATCATGTGATGCAAGCAcacatgggggtgaacgctactgtagctagtataagacaggagttctggattcCACAGCTGCAacaactggtcaagagcgtgttaTATCATTGtgtgatctgtaagaaagttcaaggaaaaccatatagAACTAATATAATACCCACATTGCCGGAATTCCGGGTACTAAGGAAACAACCTTTTAGTGTTACGtgggtggattacaccggggcgttatggataagagaagggaagcaaaatccggagaaggtgtatttcatactattcacatgcccgatcactaggggtatacaaCTGGAAGTAGTCAAAAATCAGTCagctgactcattcctcatggccttgcggaagtttagcagccgtaaaggctttccttcgctgatgttgagtgacaacgccactacttTCGTAGCAGCGTCTGAATATCTGAAAACAATGGCAGATaccccctttttcaaaaccatctggagaacatcgagtgtaagtggaaatttataccagcaagagcacaTTGGTTTGGTGCAATCTAGGAGAGATTGACCGGACTATGGAAGACCTGTATGAAGAAGGTAGTCGTTtgagctcttctcagttatgatgaattatcctgcattttggggGAATTGGAATCTATCATAAATGACATGCCACTAAGCTACACATCGGtggaccttgatcagaaggagattttaACACCTAATCACCTGAATTTGGGTagaaaattaagatcctttccTAAGGAAACACTTAATTGGGAGGAGGTAACTGAAGAtccattgtatagtaaaactgaaaacgTAGAAAAGacattcctttacatatccaaattgtgtgatcaaTTATGGAAAAGATGAGAGAATATTTGATTTCTTTAAGCGAGACTCCTCGcattggagtccaacataatttTTGGCCCAAAATagatgtcgtcctcgtacatgatgaagggccaagaaacaaatggaagttgggtcaggtgattcaggtgcatgtggggtctcACAATGTAGTTAGagtagctaccctcaaaacctcccatggccagatcatgccTCCCATTGTGAAATTGTACTCGTTAGAGTTGTGacaagaagttgagactcctgcTCCTACCCAAAATTCCTGTAGTGAATACacgaccatccaggaaggctgctcgggtggctgcagtaactagaaaagatttgattcaaaagggacgTTTGTAAATACTAGTATTATATAacttttgtggcggggaatatgtcgttacttacaataacgacatggaaaatcaatttttattgaatatctatgttcatgttcCATATGaaaaatgttcctttatattacatggcgttaagtggaaatgtgcaggtttatGTACAAATGAATGGTTCTATTTATATTTAAGTGTACTAAGCATTGTTACCAAGCAATATTGTTATGTGAATAGTttgtataattggttaacaatgcgatgtaagttgttttgaTAGATTTGTTCGGTTCGTATTGGTTTGTTGGCTTCAttcgttttgttttttattttgtcgtGATCGAACGAGGCCGAAGTCGTGGGTTCGGGTGAGAAAGTGACCCGTATTATTTTCACCACAGAGGTGAGCAAAGGGAATGGGGGTAGTCGCTTCTCAACATTGGTGGAGTGGTTTAGTAACAAGAGAACCTAATCAGAGTGAATAGAATTTCACTTCCATTAACGATGtcattccttcccagcatttaatgaagtggatggattaatcaaccgaagtttggatgactatcatatcatatattatttaatttGCCTTGACTGGGATAAATCGCTAGGGTCATGCATATCTGTGCATGGGATTCCGTGAAAGGGTAAAATTGAATATATAGtagtggtatcgtggtttaccagtgcctattgtaatccgaactcggcaagaacttcatatgaaactagtaagtaataatttgGGGGAAAAGCACAATAGAATATAGGATATCCTTTCATGTCCTTGTAACACAACGCAAAGAATTCTTTATCTAGAGAAAGGGTCTTCAGTTCTCTTAAActaatctggtaattagtaatttttgtAATTGACTGAagccattatatgttgttgcttgtctGACCCTAATgggtttatatagtatatatatatatatatatatatactatatatatatatatatatatatatatatatatatatatatatatatgtatatatatacatacatgtgtatatatatatatatatatatatatatatatatatatatatatatatatatatatagatatatatagatatatataggatatatatatatatatatatatatatatatattatatattatatatacatagatatatatatatatatatatatatatatatat comes from the Palaemon carinicauda isolate YSFRI2023 chromosome 16, ASM3689809v2, whole genome shotgun sequence genome and includes:
- the LOC137655395 gene encoding uncharacterized protein, whose amino-acid sequence is MRCRGRLEHPTLPEEVKFPTLLPKGRVLSKLLIRRNHVMQAHMGVNATVASIRQEFWIPQLQQLVKSVLYHCVICKKVQGKPYRTNIIPTLPEFRVLRKQPFSVTWVDYTGALWIREGKQNPEKVYFILFTCPITRGIQLEVVKNQSADSFLMALRKFSSRKGFPSLMLSDNATTFVAASEYLKTMADTPFFKTIWRTSSVSGNLYQQEHIGLVQSRRD